One stretch of Bosea vaviloviae DNA includes these proteins:
- a CDS encoding alpha/beta fold hydrolase, whose amino-acid sequence MFRILAAMVGIVLLAMPASAQVAPFPAAFRTQQIATNGTTIHVRIGGKGPAVVLLHGYGETGDMWAPLAADLVRDHTVIVPDLRGMGLSSKPKGGFDKKTQGGDVAGVLDALKIEKTGLVTHDIGNMVGYAFAALHRDRVTKFVLIDAPLPGVGPWEEILKNPLLWHFRFGGPDMERLVAGRERIYLDRFWNEFSATPSRFTEASRRHYAALYAKPGAMHAGFAQFAAFDQDAIDNKAFVAAGKLTMPVLALGGEKSFGLTMAEVMKFAASDVRGAIVPDSGHWIMEENPAATTKLVRTFLDTKP is encoded by the coding sequence ATGTTTCGCATTCTGGCCGCCATGGTCGGCATCGTTCTGCTGGCAATGCCGGCATCGGCGCAGGTCGCTCCCTTCCCCGCGGCTTTCCGCACCCAGCAGATCGCGACCAACGGCACCACCATCCATGTCCGTATCGGTGGCAAGGGCCCGGCGGTGGTCCTGTTGCACGGCTATGGCGAGACCGGCGATATGTGGGCGCCATTGGCGGCCGATCTCGTCCGCGACCACACCGTCATCGTTCCCGACCTGCGTGGCATGGGCCTCTCGTCCAAGCCCAAGGGCGGTTTCGACAAGAAGACACAGGGCGGCGACGTTGCCGGGGTTCTCGACGCGCTCAAGATCGAGAAGACGGGTCTGGTCACCCACGACATCGGCAATATGGTCGGCTACGCCTTCGCCGCCCTGCACCGCGACCGCGTGACGAAGTTCGTCTTGATCGACGCGCCCTTGCCGGGTGTCGGCCCCTGGGAAGAGATCCTCAAGAACCCGCTGCTCTGGCATTTCCGCTTCGGTGGGCCTGATATGGAGCGGCTCGTCGCCGGCCGCGAGCGCATCTATCTCGACCGGTTCTGGAACGAGTTCTCCGCTACGCCGAGCCGCTTCACCGAAGCCTCGCGCCGGCACTATGCCGCGCTTTACGCCAAGCCGGGCGCGATGCATGCCGGCTTCGCGCAGTTTGCCGCCTTCGATCAGGATGCGATCGACAACAAGGCTTTCGTGGCAGCGGGCAAGCTGACCATGCCTGTGTTGGCGCTGGGCGGCGAAAAGTCCTTCGGGCTGACCATGGCCGAGGTGATGAAGTTCGCGGCCAGCGATGTTCGAGGCGCAATCGTCCCCGATTCCGGACACTGGATCATGGAGGAGAACCCGGCTGCGACCACCAAATTGGTTCGGACGTTCCTCGACACCAAGCCCTGA
- a CDS encoding DUF2244 domain-containing protein, giving the protein MNPGKPDSAATGDASAMAAERPVFDATITPHRSLGQNGFRIVMTLVCLSSVVSSIPFVVLGAWPVAGFFGLDVAALFIAFHVNFRHARAFERVVVTPLEVLLRKVSHHGREAVWRFNPAWTKLERQEDEDYGLLRLSLVSRGQSVAVAAALSPHEREGFADALGVALASARRGPDYGAA; this is encoded by the coding sequence ATGAACCCCGGCAAGCCCGATTCAGCTGCGACCGGCGACGCCTCGGCCATGGCGGCCGAGCGCCCCGTCTTCGACGCGACGATCACGCCGCATCGCTCGCTGGGGCAGAACGGCTTCCGCATCGTGATGACGCTGGTCTGCCTCTCCAGCGTGGTCTCCTCGATCCCCTTCGTCGTGCTCGGCGCCTGGCCGGTGGCGGGCTTCTTCGGCCTCGATGTCGCGGCCTTGTTCATCGCCTTCCACGTCAATTTCCGCCATGCGCGCGCCTTCGAGCGGGTCGTAGTGACGCCGCTCGAAGTGCTGCTGCGCAAGGTCTCGCATCATGGCCGCGAGGCGGTCTGGCGCTTCAACCCGGCCTGGACCAAGCTCGAGCGCCAGGAGGACGAGGATTATGGGCTGCTGCGGCTGAGCCTGGTCTCGCGCGGGCAAAGCGTCGCGGTCGCCGCCGCACTCTCGCCGCATGAGCGCGAGGGCTTTGCGGACGCGCTGGGCGTGGCACTTGCGAGCGCGAGGCGCGGCCCGGACTACGGAGCGGCCTGA
- a CDS encoding methylated-DNA--[protein]-cysteine S-methyltransferase, which translates to MPAGADFPSTAPGSDYDTVRRILAFITETWREQPTIEAISEAAGATPTDVHHLFRRWCGLTPKAFLQAITLDHAKGLLGASASILDTAYEVGLSGPGRLHDLFVTHEAMSPGEWKAGGGGLRLSYGFHASPFGEALIVATDRGLAGLGWVSTSVDGGKVVGGRAEALADMMRRWPHADYHYDPMATKPYAARIFDPAAWSAETPLRVVLIGTDFEVRVWETLLRIPVGCATTYGDVASHIGKPSAARAVGMAVGKNPISFVVPCHRVIGKSGALTGYHWGLTRKRAILGWEAGQTAGVAG; encoded by the coding sequence ATGCCGGCCGGGGCCGATTTCCCCTCGACCGCGCCCGGTTCCGATTACGACACGGTGCGCCGGATCCTGGCCTTCATCACCGAGACATGGCGCGAGCAGCCGACGATCGAGGCGATCTCGGAAGCAGCCGGCGCGACGCCGACCGATGTCCACCATCTCTTCCGGCGCTGGTGCGGGCTCACCCCCAAGGCCTTCCTGCAGGCGATCACACTCGACCATGCCAAGGGCCTGCTGGGCGCCTCCGCCAGCATCCTCGACACCGCCTACGAGGTCGGGCTGTCGGGGCCCGGGCGGCTGCACGATCTCTTCGTCACCCATGAGGCGATGTCGCCGGGCGAATGGAAGGCCGGCGGCGGCGGCTTGCGATTGTCCTATGGCTTCCATGCCTCGCCCTTCGGCGAAGCGCTGATCGTCGCGACCGATCGCGGATTGGCGGGGCTCGGCTGGGTCTCGACTTCAGTCGATGGCGGCAAGGTCGTCGGCGGACGGGCCGAGGCGCTGGCGGACATGATGCGGCGCTGGCCCCATGCCGACTACCATTACGATCCCATGGCGACGAAACCCTATGCGGCGCGCATCTTCGATCCCGCCGCCTGGTCGGCCGAGACGCCGCTGCGCGTCGTGCTGATCGGCACGGATTTCGAGGTCCGGGTCTGGGAGACCCTGCTCAGGATTCCGGTCGGCTGCGCCACCACCTATGGCGATGTCGCAAGCCATATCGGCAAACCGAGCGCCGCGCGCGCCGTCGGCATGGCGGTCGGCAAGAACCCGATCTCCTTCGTCGTGCCCTGCCATCGCGTGATCGGAAAATCCGGCGCGCTGACGGGCTATCACTGGGGTCTGACGCGCAAGCGCGCCATCCTGGGCTGGGAAGCCGGGCAGACGGCAGGCGTGGCGGGCTGA
- a CDS encoding NAD(P)-binding oxidoreductase, which yields MQKVFVVGAAGKIGRSLARQLSERGHQTRALYRKPGQADELMALGATPVLGSLTELDVSQLARLMADSDVVVFSAGAGGKGGTEMTNAIDGRGLELSVASAQEAGIRRFLLVSAFPEAFRGKYVSDTFENYMAVKKLADVHLAETDMDWVILRPGTLLSDPGTGMVRAGLAIPNGEVTRDDVATALVEIIENPAVNRIIIELTKGDAPVGQAIQRLAQS from the coding sequence ATGCAAAAGGTTTTCGTTGTTGGCGCAGCGGGCAAGATCGGGCGTTCGCTGGCACGCCAGTTGAGCGAGCGCGGTCATCAAACAAGGGCGCTGTACCGCAAGCCGGGGCAAGCGGATGAACTCATGGCACTGGGCGCTACTCCGGTACTAGGGAGCCTTACGGAACTTGATGTGTCCCAATTAGCTCGGCTCATGGCTGATAGCGACGTGGTGGTTTTTTCTGCCGGAGCTGGCGGGAAGGGTGGCACGGAGATGACCAATGCAATCGACGGTCGTGGGTTGGAGTTGTCGGTGGCGTCTGCCCAAGAGGCCGGCATCAGGCGCTTTCTCCTAGTCTCGGCTTTCCCCGAAGCGTTCCGTGGCAAATACGTATCCGATACTTTCGAAAACTACATGGCTGTGAAGAAGCTGGCCGATGTCCATCTGGCGGAAACGGATATGGATTGGGTGATCCTCCGACCGGGGACATTGTTAAGCGACCCCGGCACCGGCATGGTGCGAGCGGGTTTGGCAATTCCCAATGGTGAGGTCACGCGAGACGACGTTGCGACGGCGCTCGTTGAGATTATCGAGAATCCGGCAGTCAACCGCATCATCATTGAGCTCACAAAGGGTGATGCGCCGGTCGGCCAAGCCATACAGCGGTTGGCACAATCATAA